A genomic stretch from Desulfotignum balticum DSM 7044 includes:
- the rfbA gene encoding glucose-1-phosphate thymidylyltransferase RfbA — MARKGIILAGGSGTRLYPLTYSVSKQLMPVYDKPMIYYPLSTLMLAGINQILIITTPQDLHNFKQLLGNGSQWGISLEYATQPSPDGLAQAFIIGKQFIGTDPVTLILGDNIFYGEGLPNRLQNIGKKDTGATIFGYYVKDPQRYGVIGFDAAGRVTSLEEKPKIPKSNYVATGLYFYDNDVVHIAGQITPSARGELEITDVNAAYLSRGDLTVELFSRGMAWLDTGTHESLLDAATFIKVVEDRQGLKIACPEEIAFRMNLIDADQLEKTARSMKNNNYGQYLSDLLKKIR; from the coding sequence ATGGCACGAAAAGGAATTATACTGGCTGGCGGATCAGGCACCCGACTCTATCCGCTGACCTATTCGGTCAGCAAGCAGCTCATGCCGGTCTATGACAAGCCCATGATCTATTATCCGTTGTCCACATTGATGCTGGCAGGCATCAATCAGATTTTGATCATCACAACGCCCCAGGATCTTCATAACTTCAAACAGCTGCTTGGGAACGGTTCTCAATGGGGCATTTCCCTGGAATATGCAACCCAGCCTTCCCCTGACGGCCTGGCCCAGGCCTTTATCATCGGTAAACAATTTATCGGCACAGATCCGGTCACCCTGATCCTGGGGGACAACATTTTCTATGGAGAAGGTTTGCCCAACCGCCTCCAGAATATTGGCAAAAAAGATACCGGGGCCACCATTTTCGGGTATTATGTCAAAGACCCCCAAAGATATGGTGTTATCGGATTTGATGCAGCAGGCCGTGTGACCAGTCTTGAAGAAAAACCCAAGATCCCGAAATCCAATTATGTGGCAACTGGTCTGTATTTCTATGACAATGACGTTGTCCACATTGCAGGGCAGATCACACCATCCGCCAGGGGTGAACTTGAAATCACCGATGTCAATGCCGCCTACCTGTCCCGGGGGGATTTAACTGTAGAACTTTTTTCCCGGGGCATGGCCTGGCTGGATACAGGCACCCATGAATCCCTTCTGGATGCTGCCACCTTTATCAAAGTGGTTGAAGATCGTCAGGGATTGAAAATTGCCTGTCCTGAAGAGATCGCGTTTCGAATGAACCTGATCGATGCGGATCAGCTGGAAAAAACAGCCCGCAGCATGAAAAATAACAACTATGGCCAATATCTGTCAGACCTTTTGAAAAAAATTCGCTAA
- the rfbC gene encoding dTDP-4-dehydrorhamnose 3,5-epimerase, with translation MKYTSLSNPDIILMEPQVFSDHRGFFMETFREDAFQKNIAPVCFVQDNHSKSSRGILRGLHYQIEHPQGKLVRVVSGAVFDVAVDLRKSSPFFGKWAGMTLTSKNKKILWVPPGFAHGFYVLSMDAEVIYKCADYYAPEHERTLLWNDPSVAIDWPILPGTSPILSEKDVCGLSLESAEVFQ, from the coding sequence ATGAAATATACCTCGCTTTCCAACCCCGATATCATTCTCATGGAACCACAGGTGTTCTCAGACCACCGGGGGTTTTTCATGGAAACTTTCCGGGAAGACGCGTTTCAAAAAAACATTGCTCCGGTCTGCTTTGTCCAGGACAACCACAGCAAATCCAGCCGGGGCATCTTAAGAGGACTTCATTACCAGATCGAGCACCCCCAGGGCAAACTCGTCCGTGTGGTTTCAGGGGCTGTGTTTGATGTGGCGGTTGACTTGAGAAAATCATCGCCTTTTTTTGGGAAATGGGCCGGCATGACCCTGACATCCAAAAATAAAAAAATACTCTGGGTTCCTCCGGGGTTTGCCCATGGGTTTTATGTGTTAAGCATGGATGCGGAAGTCATCTATAAATGCGCGGACTATTACGCGCCGGAGCATGAACGCACACTTTTGTGGAATGATCCATCGGTCGCAATTGACTGGCCCATCCTGCCGGGCACCTCTCCCATCCTGTCGGAAAAAGACGTCTGCGGCTTGAGTCTTGAATCCGCCGAGGTGTTTCAATGA
- the rfbD gene encoding dTDP-4-dehydrorhamnose reductase, translating into MKILLLGANGQLGWELQRTCPEDVRLISCDFTGVDFCSPDSIRQCIQTAQPDGIINAAAYTAVDKAEQEPDLADRINHLAVRYIAKLCRQNQIRLIHISTDFIFSGRHFKPYKPDDDPGPESVYGKSKLKGELAIRETLENALIIRTAWLYSIHGHNFVKTMLGLMKEKTELRVVEDQIGTPTWAFGLAKAIWSALRQNATGIFHWTDAGVASWYDFSMAIQEEGLSAGLLDQAIPIIPVPAHAYPTPAKRLHYSVLDKTAAWQMLGIHPIHWRIQLRAMMWELYRRELSPPRT; encoded by the coding sequence ATGAAAATCCTGCTTTTAGGCGCCAACGGACAACTGGGATGGGAACTGCAGCGGACCTGCCCGGAGGATGTCCGTCTGATTTCCTGTGATTTTACTGGAGTTGATTTTTGCAGCCCGGACAGCATCCGACAGTGCATTCAGACAGCCCAACCCGACGGTATCATCAATGCCGCAGCCTATACTGCGGTTGACAAAGCTGAACAGGAACCGGATCTGGCCGACAGGATCAACCACCTGGCAGTTCGGTATATTGCTAAATTGTGCAGACAAAATCAGATCCGCCTGATCCACATTTCCACGGATTTTATTTTCAGCGGCCGGCACTTCAAACCCTATAAACCTGATGACGATCCAGGGCCTGAATCCGTGTACGGCAAATCCAAGCTCAAGGGTGAACTGGCCATCAGAGAAACGCTGGAAAACGCTTTGATTATCAGAACTGCCTGGCTGTATTCCATCCATGGACACAATTTTGTCAAAACCATGCTCGGTCTCATGAAAGAGAAAACTGAACTGCGCGTTGTCGAGGACCAGATCGGCACCCCTACCTGGGCATTCGGCCTTGCCAAAGCGATCTGGTCAGCTCTCAGACAAAACGCAACAGGTATTTTTCACTGGACTGATGCCGGGGTGGCATCCTGGTATGATTTCAGCATGGCCATTCAGGAAGAGGGTCTCAGCGCCGGACTTTTAGATCAGGCCATTCCAATCATACCGGTTCCGGCCCATGCCTACCCAACCCCGGCAAAACGGCTCCATTACAGCGTGCTGGACAAAACAGCTGCCTGGCAAATGCTGGGTATACACCCGATCCACTGGCGAATTCAACTTCGTGCTATGATGTGGGAACTTTACCGACGGGAACTGTCACCTCCCCGCACATGA
- a CDS encoding GDP-mannose 4,6-dehydratase, whose translation MLQQDVPDDYVIATGEQHSVREFVDLCAAELGMTLQWQGTGIDEIGIDPATNKTIVAIDPRYFRPTEVDTLLGDPTKARQNLGWTPKITFNTLVKEMTRHDLAQAKRDELCRSAGFPVYNHSE comes from the coding sequence ATGCTCCAGCAGGACGTCCCGGACGACTATGTCATTGCCACGGGCGAGCAGCACTCGGTCCGTGAATTTGTGGACCTGTGCGCGGCCGAACTGGGCATGACCCTCCAGTGGCAGGGCACGGGCATCGATGAAATCGGCATCGATCCTGCCACCAACAAAACCATCGTGGCCATAGACCCCCGGTATTTCCGCCCCACGGAAGTGGACACTCTGCTCGGAGACCCGACCAAAGCCCGCCAGAACCTGGGCTGGACCCCGAAAATCACTTTCAACACCCTGGTCAAAGAGATGACCCGACACGACCTGGCCCAGGCAAAAAGAGATGAACTGTGCCGCAGTGCCGGATTTCCCGTTTACAACCACAGTGAATAA
- a CDS encoding flippase, translating to MQLLFKIKQAFHHQGFKKYSFNTGWLMADKVLRLFVGLFVGVYVARYLGPEKFGILSFAMSFVALFGAFAKLGLDGIVVRNAVQNPDSRDELLGTAFGLRVIGGLILLCMVFGAIRLIDSDRLTQLIVMIIAVGHVLQAFQVIEFYFQSQVLARLASIAGIAGLITSSVIKLTLIWSGASLIWFAWVVVVEHGLKGIILSIVYVKQRIPLWHWRFRFNQVKLLLRDSWTLIFSGLAIMIYMRIDQVMIKQMLNNEAVGNYAAAVRISEVWLFITVSVTQSLMPSIVKAKAVSEAIYLHRLLNLYRFLITIALAISILITLFSDIIVTLLFGDSYNFTSDILKIYVWSTVFVYMNNVSWQWFLNENLQHIATARLFIGALLNVIFNYIFIVKYGTIGAAWATLFSYFFATYFGNLIFKKTRVNFKMQTIALLTFYKIKDFKL from the coding sequence GTGCAATTATTATTCAAGATTAAACAAGCCTTCCACCACCAAGGCTTTAAAAAGTATTCCTTTAATACAGGTTGGCTCATGGCCGACAAAGTCCTGCGACTTTTCGTGGGGCTTTTTGTCGGCGTGTATGTAGCTCGCTATCTTGGACCGGAGAAGTTCGGCATTCTTAGCTTTGCTATGAGTTTTGTGGCCCTGTTCGGGGCCTTTGCAAAGCTGGGGCTGGACGGGATTGTGGTTCGTAATGCGGTCCAGAACCCGGACAGCAGGGACGAGCTTTTGGGTACCGCCTTCGGCCTACGAGTCATCGGGGGACTAATTCTGCTATGTATGGTCTTCGGTGCCATTCGGCTTATAGACAGCGATCGCCTGACTCAGCTTATTGTCATGATTATCGCCGTTGGGCATGTCCTCCAGGCTTTTCAGGTAATAGAGTTCTATTTCCAGTCCCAGGTGCTGGCCAGGCTGGCATCTATAGCCGGTATTGCCGGACTGATTACTTCTTCTGTCATTAAGCTGACTTTAATTTGGTCCGGAGCTTCACTTATTTGGTTTGCTTGGGTTGTTGTAGTTGAACATGGTCTCAAGGGAATCATTCTTTCAATAGTGTATGTCAAACAGCGAATTCCATTGTGGCATTGGCGGTTTCGATTCAATCAAGTCAAACTGCTTTTAAGGGATTCTTGGACGCTGATTTTTTCGGGATTGGCAATTATGATCTATATGCGTATTGACCAAGTCATGATTAAACAAATGTTGAATAATGAAGCGGTTGGTAATTATGCTGCTGCGGTACGAATAAGTGAAGTATGGCTATTTATAACCGTATCTGTAACCCAATCATTAATGCCATCTATTGTGAAAGCTAAAGCTGTTTCAGAGGCTATTTATTTACATAGGTTGCTAAATCTCTATAGATTTTTGATTACCATAGCGTTAGCTATATCTATTTTAATTACGTTATTTTCTGATATTATTGTTACATTACTTTTTGGAGATAGCTATAATTTTACGTCTGATATTTTAAAAATATATGTATGGTCAACTGTCTTTGTTTACATGAATAATGTTTCCTGGCAATGGTTTTTGAATGAGAACTTGCAGCATATTGCAACAGCTAGATTATTTATAGGTGCCCTTTTAAATGTGATTTTTAATTATATATTCATAGTTAAATATGGCACAATAGGAGCTGCTTGGGCTACTTTATTTTCTTATTTTTTTGCAACATACTTTGGAAATTTAATATTTAAAAAAACTAGAGTGAATTTCAAGATGCAAACAATAGCACTATTAACATTTTATAAAATCAAGGATTTTAAATTATAA
- a CDS encoding sulfotransferase domain-containing protein, whose product MLNKNLKKLKKYITKSKHHCVFQHNDIFLVEFPKSGVTYLSFLVANALKERNDEEITFYNHHKYIVDFHQLRGADISTNGYPLQGYRFIKSHSDNNTSYYFVIYILRNPFDVMLSYYYFMSSKGYKDSFESFIQSKRYGIQNWVNHVEGWLLEKKDLAQRIHLIKYENLVFNPQHELADLFENIGLVVNDLKLEQAIRDSSKDSMKYSEQLYAKYNPVYKSSGMNFVRKGKVNQKDLLLNTKNKNIIYNKSSHIINMFYENMII is encoded by the coding sequence ATGCTAAATAAAAATTTAAAAAAACTCAAAAAATACATTACAAAATCAAAGCATCATTGTGTTTTTCAGCACAATGATATTTTCTTGGTTGAGTTTCCTAAAAGCGGGGTTACATATCTAAGCTTTTTAGTTGCAAATGCATTAAAAGAAAGAAATGATGAAGAGATAACATTTTATAATCATCATAAATATATCGTAGACTTTCATCAGCTCAGAGGAGCAGATATATCAACAAATGGATATCCCTTGCAAGGCTACAGATTTATTAAATCTCACTCTGATAATAATACTTCTTATTATTTTGTAATTTATATATTAAGGAACCCTTTTGATGTGATGCTTAGTTATTATTATTTCATGTCTTCAAAGGGTTACAAAGACTCATTTGAAAGTTTTATACAATCAAAGAGGTATGGTATTCAAAACTGGGTGAATCATGTTGAAGGTTGGCTACTTGAAAAAAAAGATTTAGCTCAAAGAATACATCTTATTAAATATGAAAATTTGGTGTTCAATCCACAACATGAGCTTGCAGATTTATTTGAGAATATTGGGTTGGTAGTTAATGACTTGAAACTTGAACAAGCCATTCGTGACAGTTCAAAAGACAGTATGAAATATTCTGAACAGTTATATGCTAAATATAATCCCGTCTATAAAAGCTCTGGGATGAATTTTGTCAGAAAAGGTAAGGTAAACCAAAAAGATTTACTTTTAAATACGAAAAACAAAAATATTATATACAATAAGTCATCACATATAATAAATATGTTTTATGAAAATATGATAATTTGA
- a CDS encoding Druantia anti-phage system protein DruA, with protein MPLACIGWGSAAWAFQFREQFIGWPKPVKNKRLHYIANNTRYLILPWVLQFKSLLVQECFLIKFNPELERQLNERVSVKSSSCSVSSVLLPRKNPFISLCI; from the coding sequence GTGCCGCTGGCCTGCATCGGCTGGGGTTCGGCAGCCTGGGCGTTTCAATTCAGGGAACAGTTTATCGGGTGGCCAAAGCCGGTCAAGAACAAGCGTCTTCATTATATTGCTAACAATACCCGGTATCTGATCCTGCCTTGGGTGCTACAATTCAAAAGCCTCTTAGTTCAAGAGTGTTTTTTGATCAAGTTCAATCCAGAGTTAGAAAGGCAGCTCAATGAACGGGTCTCCGTCAAATCGTCCAGCTGTTCTGTTTCCTCAGTCCTTCTTCCCAGAAAGAATCCATTCATCAGCCTATGTATTTGA
- a CDS encoding class I SAM-dependent methyltransferase: MSTQQCPLCSTDEVTLINNINSNNLKYLYGKMLKAHFSNLFKIDIKYYECDECRLKFYSPPITGGENFYNYLQQFSWYYMDEKEEYEIAKKYIEQGMKVLEVGSGKGAFAKKITPKKYVGLDFSSKAKEMAAENGILIENQSIEEHACYNEGEYDVVVSFQVLEHIPDPKNFIESKMKALKAGGKLIMAVPSENSFLKYVTNFILNMPPHHVTRWSDDTFHFMAKKYGYRIVEIYHEKIQPVHKRFYLSTMIQSFFLKPVLIDLSIKRKIVSKISDLLSRILKNRLCEEMMPNGHTVVVVMEKQ, encoded by the coding sequence ATGTCTACTCAACAATGCCCTCTATGTTCTACTGATGAGGTAACCTTAATTAATAATATCAATAGTAACAATCTTAAATATTTATATGGAAAGATGTTAAAAGCGCATTTTTCAAATTTATTTAAGATAGATATAAAATATTATGAATGCGATGAGTGTAGATTAAAATTTTATAGTCCTCCTATAACGGGCGGCGAAAATTTCTACAATTATTTACAGCAATTTTCATGGTACTACATGGATGAAAAGGAAGAATATGAGATAGCTAAAAAATATATAGAACAAGGCATGAAGGTCTTGGAAGTTGGTAGCGGTAAGGGAGCATTTGCCAAAAAAATTACACCAAAAAAGTATGTAGGGTTGGATTTTAGCTCGAAAGCAAAAGAAATGGCTGCGGAAAATGGTATTTTAATTGAAAATCAATCCATTGAAGAGCACGCTTGCTATAATGAGGGTGAGTATGATGTTGTTGTAAGTTTTCAAGTGCTTGAACATATCCCAGATCCTAAGAATTTCATAGAGTCAAAAATGAAGGCCTTAAAGGCCGGTGGCAAACTTATTATGGCTGTACCTAGTGAAAATTCTTTTTTAAAATATGTTACAAACTTTATTTTGAATATGCCACCACATCATGTCACCCGGTGGTCTGATGATACTTTTCATTTTATGGCAAAAAAGTATGGTTATCGAATAGTTGAAATTTATCATGAAAAAATTCAGCCAGTTCATAAAAGATTTTATTTATCCACAATGATTCAGTCTTTTTTTTTAAAGCCTGTTTTGATTGATTTATCTATAAAAAGGAAAATTGTTTCAAAAATTTCTGATCTTCTATCAAGAATTTTGAAGAATAGATTGTGTGAAGAAATGATGCCTAATGGCCATACTGTTGTTGTTGTAATGGAAAAACAATGA
- a CDS encoding class I SAM-dependent methyltransferase → MKKKINLACGNIFVASDEWINLDYSPADPEVQRVDLLERLPIDSGSAAAVYSSHFIEHIPYDHVPLFLTECLRVLEPNGILRLVLPDFESMCRTYLALRDNSEHQKANFLVVEMIDQCVRKEPGGQLGRLYQNFRKNSLEESDMIAFVLDRTGEDLVKSPPPEPRIKALYVCISAYTVVSCGPGFSFVYVACQQHSVHKMSVLPQSASGTTGYGISIS, encoded by the coding sequence ATGAAAAAAAAAATAAACCTTGCCTGTGGAAATATTTTTGTTGCATCCGATGAATGGATCAATCTGGATTACTCACCCGCAGACCCGGAAGTTCAAAGAGTGGACTTGTTGGAGCGGTTGCCTATTGATTCCGGATCTGCAGCAGCAGTCTATTCATCTCATTTCATTGAACACATTCCATACGATCATGTGCCACTTTTTCTGACAGAATGTTTGAGAGTGCTGGAACCTAATGGTATTTTGAGACTGGTATTACCCGATTTTGAAAGTATGTGTCGAACATATCTTGCGCTGAGGGATAACAGTGAACATCAAAAGGCAAATTTTCTGGTGGTTGAAATGATAGATCAATGCGTGCGGAAAGAGCCAGGCGGACAATTGGGCCGGCTGTATCAAAATTTTCGGAAAAATAGTCTTGAAGAGTCGGACATGATTGCCTTTGTACTTGACAGAACAGGAGAAGACTTGGTTAAGTCCCCCCCCCCCGAACCAAGAATCAAAGCATTGTACGTGTGTATCAGCGCATATACAGTCGTCTCCTGCGGGCCTGGATTCAGCTTTGTCTATGTGGCCTGCCAGCAGCATTCCGTACACAAAATGTCAGTCTTGCCGCAGTCGGCGAGCGGCACCACTGGCTATGGGATTTCCATCAGTTGA
- a CDS encoding glycosyltransferase family 4 protein, with amino-acid sequence MKIIQLNYSDINGGAARAAYRIHHALRQQGIDSTMMVNIAAAGDWTVQGPTRKWSKLLAKLRPQTAQLARLSLHTDNPIIHSPAILPSNWPKKLNESAADFVHMHWVAGEMMSIADIGRITKPVVWTLHDMWAFCGAEHYTGDMRWQAGYQKENRPNYEARFDLNRWTWLRKKKYWQTPMHIVTPSNWLADCVKNSALMKNWPVTVIPNPLDTNRWKPLEQSLARELMGLPHDVPLVLFGALGGNRDPRKGFDLLEKALEHLRGEVDGLELVIFGQLAPEMSPDLGFPIHYTGHLHDDLSLQALYSAADVLVIPSRQDNLPNTGVEALSVGTPVISFNTGGLSDIVKHRHTGYLAQAFDTEDLANGIMWVLAQQESGDLRKNARVQAESHFSYPAVASQYLNVYRSLVG; translated from the coding sequence ATGAAAATTATACAACTCAATTATTCTGATATCAATGGCGGAGCCGCCCGGGCGGCCTATCGTATTCACCATGCATTACGTCAACAAGGCATCGATTCCACTATGATGGTGAATATTGCAGCAGCAGGCGACTGGACTGTGCAGGGGCCTACTCGAAAGTGGTCAAAACTTCTGGCTAAGTTACGTCCACAAACAGCTCAATTGGCCAGGTTGTCGTTGCATACCGATAATCCGATCATTCACTCGCCTGCAATTTTGCCTTCCAATTGGCCAAAGAAATTGAATGAAAGTGCCGCTGATTTTGTACATATGCATTGGGTTGCCGGGGAAATGATGTCCATTGCGGATATCGGTCGTATTACCAAGCCCGTGGTGTGGACATTGCATGATATGTGGGCGTTTTGCGGTGCGGAACATTATACCGGTGATATGCGTTGGCAGGCGGGGTATCAAAAAGAAAACAGGCCAAACTACGAAGCACGTTTTGATCTTAATCGCTGGACCTGGCTGCGCAAAAAAAAATACTGGCAAACCCCGATGCACATTGTAACCCCGAGCAACTGGTTGGCGGATTGTGTTAAAAACAGCGCTCTAATGAAAAATTGGCCGGTGACAGTGATTCCTAATCCATTGGATACAAACCGCTGGAAACCACTAGAACAAAGTCTTGCGCGGGAATTAATGGGGTTGCCACATGATGTCCCATTGGTATTGTTTGGTGCTTTGGGTGGAAACCGTGATCCCCGCAAAGGATTTGATCTTTTGGAAAAAGCGCTTGAACATCTGAGAGGGGAGGTTGATGGCTTGGAACTTGTGATTTTTGGTCAACTGGCCCCTGAAATGTCGCCTGATTTAGGCTTTCCAATTCACTATACTGGGCATTTACATGATGATTTGAGCCTGCAAGCGTTGTACAGTGCGGCAGATGTGCTAGTAATCCCGTCCCGCCAAGATAACCTTCCAAATACAGGCGTAGAAGCTCTCTCCGTCGGTACTCCTGTGATTAGCTTTAACACTGGCGGGCTTTCTGATATTGTTAAACACCGTCACACCGGCTATCTGGCCCAGGCTTTCGATACCGAAGATCTTGCAAATGGTATTATGTGGGTACTTGCCCAACAGGAATCTGGAGATCTGCGAAAAAATGCCCGTGTACAAGCGGAATCACATTTTTCATACCCGGCCGTTGCAAGCCAGTACCTGAATGTTTACCGCAGCCTTGTTGGTTGA
- a CDS encoding DUF1778 domain-containing protein, producing the protein MIHGNTAANRRTSAINLRAFPAQRELIDRACTATHKKLTDFILEAACREAEHVLCDRRYFMLDDEAFKAFDAALSVPLSENKAVQKLLTSKAQWED; encoded by the coding sequence ATGATTCATGGAAATACTGCTGCAAATCGGCGTACATCCGCAATAAACCTTCGTGCATTTCCTGCCCAGAGAGAACTGATTGATCGTGCGTGCACTGCTACACATAAAAAATTGACTGATTTTATCCTTGAAGCTGCCTGCCGGGAAGCGGAGCATGTCCTGTGTGATCGGCGTTACTTTATGTTGGATGACGAAGCCTTTAAAGCCTTTGATGCAGCTTTGAGTGTCCCGTTGAGCGAAAACAAAGCAGTTCAAAAACTTCTGACCAGTAAGGCACAATGGGAAGATTAA
- a CDS encoding GNAT family N-acetyltransferase, translating into MGRLTPPASLMLDHRTAGFDCGIDSLNEWLIRRALKNEYGGGSRTYVVCHGKQVVGYYAIAAGSVVHRDAPGRIRRNMPDPIPALILGRLAVDQGCHGTGIGQGLLKDAVARSINVSQQIGARVLIVHALSNKAEAFYLKHGFMVNPAISNTLFLPLCDKRKSIKSDGECNA; encoded by the coding sequence ATGGGAAGATTAACTCCTCCTGCTTCTTTGATGCTTGATCACCGGACAGCCGGTTTTGATTGTGGTATTGACTCACTCAATGAATGGTTGATCCGTCGTGCACTGAAAAATGAATATGGCGGGGGATCACGTACGTATGTGGTGTGCCATGGCAAACAAGTTGTGGGGTACTACGCCATTGCAGCTGGCAGTGTTGTCCACAGGGATGCCCCCGGGCGGATCAGGAGGAATATGCCCGATCCGATCCCTGCGCTGATTCTGGGTCGTCTGGCTGTGGATCAGGGCTGTCATGGAACAGGCATTGGCCAGGGATTGCTCAAGGATGCTGTGGCACGATCAATTAACGTTTCACAACAGATTGGTGCTCGTGTTCTCATCGTTCATGCACTCAGCAACAAAGCAGAGGCGTTTTATCTCAAACATGGTTTTATGGTGAATCCGGCAATATCAAACACATTGTTTTTGCCTCTATGTGATAAAAGAAAATCGATAAAGTCAGACGGGGAATGTAACGCATGA
- a CDS encoding NAD-dependent epimerase/dehydratase family protein, with protein sequence MEPTNEPYAIAKIAGIKLCESYNRQYGTDYRNVMPTNLYGPGDNFHPENSPLAGTEGTCFPGYSEFL encoded by the coding sequence CTGGAGCCCACCAACGAACCCTACGCCATTGCCAAGATTGCCGGCATCAAACTGTGCGAGAGCTACAACCGCCAGTATGGCACCGATTACCGCAACGTCATGCCCACCAACCTGTACGGCCCGGGCGACAATTTCCACCCGGAAAACAGCCCTCTGGCAGGGACAGAAGGGACATGTTTTCCTGGATATTCAGAGTTTCTTTGA
- a CDS encoding glycosyltransferase, with translation MCVNRRWGEQQIRQWVSGKRVLFVSPTDAGYMRNRQEIELLKAHAAHVHQITFDDRGRLTFLTIKKILSTLIRTFGSLHRPFDTVFIGGMPQVILPLIYPFVWRKQLIIDFFISMYDTLVHDRARVSERSPIAKLIKGLDVLTLSLADRVIVDTRAHGLYFKEKFGLKKPWTVLYLKADDRIYYPRTVSKPPELSKKFIVFFFGAMNPLQGVDTLLACAKSLRDVEDIVFALVGPTDKLSQESQSLLDLPNVRLLSTWMKQEELADCIAMADLCIAGHLNKSIGKASRVIPGKAYIYLSMEKMTVLGDNRANRELFGDSNSRIIWVRMGDPGHLKEAILSAFHAHFYQKILRKTKEVLPC, from the coding sequence ATGTGTGTAAACCGTCGTTGGGGAGAGCAGCAAATCAGACAATGGGTCTCAGGGAAAAGAGTCCTGTTCGTCTCTCCCACTGATGCTGGCTATATGCGGAACCGCCAAGAAATTGAACTTCTTAAGGCCCATGCTGCACACGTCCATCAGATAACCTTTGATGACCGGGGTCGGCTCACTTTCCTCACTATAAAAAAGATTCTAAGCACCCTTATACGCACATTTGGGTCCCTTCACCGACCCTTTGATACGGTTTTCATTGGAGGCATGCCCCAGGTAATTCTTCCTCTGATTTATCCCTTTGTATGGCGTAAACAACTGATCATAGATTTTTTTATCTCCATGTACGATACCCTGGTTCATGACAGGGCCCGAGTGTCTGAGCGGTCTCCGATAGCCAAGCTCATCAAAGGCTTGGACGTTTTGACCCTATCTTTAGCGGACCGTGTTATTGTAGACACCAGGGCACATGGCCTGTATTTCAAAGAAAAGTTCGGCCTGAAAAAGCCTTGGACCGTATTGTATCTAAAGGCGGATGATCGGATTTACTATCCTCGGACTGTTTCAAAACCTCCGGAGCTGTCGAAAAAATTCATTGTCTTTTTTTTCGGGGCCATGAACCCCTTGCAGGGGGTGGACACCCTTCTGGCCTGTGCCAAATCTCTTCGCGATGTTGAAGATATTGTCTTCGCCCTGGTGGGACCGACGGATAAGCTTTCACAGGAGTCCCAAAGTCTGCTCGACTTGCCTAATGTTCGTCTGCTTTCAACCTGGATGAAACAGGAGGAACTGGCCGATTGCATTGCCATGGCCGACCTTTGCATTGCTGGTCATTTGAACAAAAGCATAGGAAAAGCATCCCGTGTCATTCCCGGAAAGGCATATATCTATCTATCCATGGAAAAGATGACAGTTCTGGGGGACAACCGGGCCAACCGGGAATTGTTCGGAGATTCAAACTCCCGCATCATCTGGGTCAGGATGGGAGATCCCGGGCATTTGAAAGAAGCTATTCTATCCGCATTCCATGCACATTTTTACCAAAAAATTTTGAGGAAGACAAAAGAGGTGCTACCGTGTTAG